From a single Brassica oleracea var. oleracea cultivar TO1000 chromosome C5, BOL, whole genome shotgun sequence genomic region:
- the LOC106293233 gene encoding protein NRT1/ PTR FAMILY 8.3-like: protein MGSVEEEQLLIEQGLIQEELKLYAEDGSVDINGNPPLKHRTGNWKACPFILGNECCERLAYYGIAINLITYLTAELHQGNVSAARNVTTWQGTCYITSLIGAVLADAYWGRYWTIASFSSIYFIGMSALTLSATVPYLKPSDCIGDFCPSPTTPQYLTFFLGLYLIALGTGGIKPCVSSFGADQFDDRDPNERVRKSSFFNWFYFCINTGAFGSFLLVLVQENIGWGLGFGIPTVFMGLAIISFFFGTPLYRFQKPKGSPITRICQVLVASFRKTNLKVPEDTTLLYETETQELIVASRKLEHTDDYKYLDKAAVLSLEEANSLEFFNPWSLCTVTHVEEVKILIRMLPIWASGIIFSSLYAQATTMFVQQGRAMNCNIGSFKIPPATLGVFDCITVLIWVPLYDRFNVPVTKLLTSSDNGFTVLQRMGIGLFISIFGIATAAVVEMVRLGMAETGTDASLTVFWQVPQIFIFGAAEVFYFVGQLEFFYGQSPDSMRSVCSALGLLANALGSYLSSLILTVVTYFTTKDGGDGWITDDLNEGHLDYFFWLLAGLSTLNALVYVFSAVNYKQKITS, encoded by the exons ATGGGTTCCGTAGAAGAAGAGCAATTACTCATCGAACAAGGTTTAATACAG GAGGAACTCAAACTATATGCAGAAGATGGTTCCGTCGACATCAATGGAAATCCACCGTTAAAGCACAGAACTGGAAACTGGAAAGCTTGTCCTTTTATTCTAG GCAACGAATGTTGTGAGCGGTTGGCTTACTACGGTATTGCTATTAATCTCATTACTTATCTCACCGCTGAACTCCACCAAGGAAACGTTTCCGCCGCTAGAAACGTCACGACATGGCAAGGAACTTGTTACATCACTTCTCTCATTGGAGCTGTCTTAGCTGACGCTTACTGGGGTAGATACTGGACCATTGCTTCTTTCTCCTCCATTTATTTCATC GGAATGTCTGCTCTGACTCTCTCCGCAACAGTTCCATATCTGAAACCCTCCGACTGCATCGGAGACTTCTGCCCATCACCAACCACACCTCAGTACTTAACCTTCTTTCTCGGGCTTTACCTTATAGCTCTTGGCACCGGGGGAATCAAACCGTGCGTCTCCTCCTTTGGTGCTGATCAGTTTGACGACAGGGACCCGAATGAACGTGTTAGAAAGTCTTCTTTCTTCAACTGGTTCTACTTCTGCATCAATACCGGTGCGTTTGGATCCTTCCTCCTTGTGTTGGTTCAGGAGAATATCGGCTGGGGGTTAGGTTTCGGGATACCAACTGTGTTCATGGGATTAGCTATCATCAGTTTCTTCTTTGGCACTCCTCTTTACAGGTTTCAGAAACCTAAAGGTAGTCCCATCACAAGGATTTGCCAAGTTCTTGTCGCTTCATTTCGTAAGACCAATCTCAAAGTCCCTGAAGACACAACACTTCTGTATGAAACTGAAACACAAGAGCTGATCGTTGCAAGTAGGAAACTCGAGCATACAGATGATTACAA GTATCTTGATAAAGCTGCTGTTTTATCATTAGAAGAAGCAAACTCCTTAGAGTTTTTCAATCCGTGGAGCCTATGCACCGTTACACATGTCGAAGAAGTCAAGATTCTTATCCGAATGCTTCCCATATGGGCTTCAGGTATCATCTTCTCATCTCTCTACGCTCAAGCAACCACCATGTTTGTCCAACAAGGAAGAGCCATGAACTGCAACATCGGCTCTTTCAAGATCCCTCCAGCGACTCTCGGGGTCTTCGACTGCATCACTGTCCTCATCTGGGTCCCACTCTACGACCGGTTCAACGTCCCGGTCACTAAACTTCTCACAAGTTCCGACAATGGTTTCACCGTGCTTCAACGAATGGGAATAGGTCTTTTCATTTCTATCTTCGGTATAGCAACAGCAGCCGTGGTTGAGATGGTTCGGCTCGGTATGGCGGAAACCGGAACCGACGCTTCTTTAACCGTGTTTTGGCAGGTTCCGCAGATATTTATATTTGGTGCAGCAGAGGTTTTTTACTTTGTAGGACAGCTTGAGTTCTTTTATGGTCAGTCACCAGACTCGATGAGGAGTGTGTGTAGTGCGTTGGGACTACTGGCTAATGCGTTGGGGAGTTACTTGAGCTCGTTAATCCTCACGGTGGTGACGTATTTCACGACCAAGGACGGTGGAGATGGGTGGATTACGGATGATCTTAACGAGGGACATCTTGATTACTTCTTCTGGTTACTGGCCGGTTTAAGCACTTTGAATGCATTGGTTTATGTTTTTTCTGCTGTTAATTACAAACAAAAGATAACGTCGTAA